GACGCAACCCCGGACCAAAGGCGGCGACGTGGTCGGCGGTGCCGTGGTGCGCTCTCGATGGCGTGAAGCGGCCCTCGCTGACCGCGACGTCGTAGGCGCCCCCGTGGGCGTACTCGGCCAGGATTCCGGTCACCTGGTGCTCGGCCGCCCAGACGAGGCCGGCGTCCAAGGTGTCGAACAGGCCGGAGGCGTATCGGGCGCGGTCACCGTGGAAGATCCAGGCGGTCGACCTGAGCGGGCTCCGCTGGTCACCATTGGGCCTGCGGTGCAAGCCCTCGGGCGTGAACGAGAACGAGTCGGGAAAGGTGCCTGGTCGATGACGCACGCCGAGAACCACGGGTTCGGGGTGCACGCCGCGTAGCTCCGTCTCGGTTGCGGTGTCCGAGAAGGTATTCCACAGGTGGAAGCAGATCAGGTTGTGGTCGGGATCGGCCGCGGTGTAGGCAAGCGTCTTGGGGTAGAAGGGGTTAGTTCCGCCGATCCACAGCGACGGGGGCCCGAACGTCTCGACGACCTCGGACAGCGTCCGGTCCTGCCTCACCCACCCGCCGACGCCGGTGCTCAATTGGTGAGACTCCGCCTCCGACAACGCCCGATCCAGCTCAAGCCAGCGGAGGCGATGGGCGATCTCGGCGTAGACGGAGGCCGTGGCATCACGCAGGGCATCAGCCGGCAGGATGTTGCTGTAGGCACCCATGACACCCGTCGCGGCGAACGCCTCGCGTTCGCGTAGTCCCTCGCACTCCGCCCACCAGCGATCCAGGCTTCCATCCACGGCAGCCATTGCCTCCAGCAGAAGCCGTTCGGCCATCTCGTCCCTGCCGTACATGCCGGGGCGACGGAGCACACCGTTCACTTGCGCCAGATGATGTCGACGTGCCTCACTGAGAACAAACTTGGAATCGTCATCGCTGCTCATCGCCGCCGATCATGGCACTCCAACGGCCGATTCTCGGAGGCCAGGCTGTGAAGTCGGGGTGTCATTGCGCAGGTTGATGGCGCGGATGTCCGCTGGTCCGGCGTGTTGTGGTTCGTGGCGGCCAGTGGCGGCGCACGGTTCGTTCGGACTTGCCGATCCGCGCCGCGACCTCCGCCGGGTGTAGGGCGGGGTCACGCTGTCGCCAGTAGGCCACCGCCGCGGCGGTCGTGGTCGGCACGTTCTGCGCCTGCGTGTCGTCCTGTCGGCCGGCCTGCTCATCTGAGTCGGTGTCCGCTGGTGGAGGGCCAAGATTCTGTGCCTTCGGCGTCATCCCCGCACCGCTGCCTGTGCCCTTCCCGCTGGTGAGGGCTGAGTGCTTGCCACGTACGGCAGACGGGCCTGGAACGGGCACGGCGGCGGAGGGCCGTCGGCGTGCAGGCGACGCGGCGGTTGGTCGGAATGCGGCAGGGGCGGTGGGCGCCACGCTGGTGGTTGGGGCGGCGCGGATGCGGGCGGTGATTTCGACGAGGCTGACGCTGGCGACGATGACGAGTCCGTCGACGGAGATGGGTAGCAGGTATGCGGCGCCGTTGTCATTCTCGCCGTAGCGGGAGGCGACGCCGACCAGATGCCAGTACGACACCCAGGCGGCGATGATGGCGATGGTGGCGGCTGCGGTGATACGGATGGCGCCGAGGAGCCGCCGGTGGTGGGGGACGCGGGAGATCAGCTCGACGGTGAGCATCAGCGCCAGGGGCGGCCATGCGGCGATGATTTGGCTGATCGGGTTGGGGTGGGCGTGGAGGACGTTCGCGGCGACCGATGCGGCCACGCCGAGGGCCAGGGTGGCGCGAACTGCCCACCGCAGGCGCCGCAGATGCTTGCCCTGGGCGGCGATGTCGCCAACAGCGGTGGGGCTCGGGTCGGGGGTGTTCGCTGCGGGTTTCATGCCGGCGCCTCGCTGTTGGAGGACTGCGGGGTTCGCCGGGGTTGGCGGATGTCGGCGATGAGTTGGTCGGCGAGGGTGAGGGTGTCGTCGGTGGGTTCGGTGTCGATCTCGGCGAGGCGTCGGGTCAGGGTGCGGCGGAGCGCGCGGATGGTGTCGGGGTGGCCGAGGCGAGCGTGGGCGCGCATCGCGTGTTGGTAGAGCGCTTCGGTGTAGGGGTGGTGCGGTAGGGCGGTGTCGCAGACGGTGGCCTGTTGGTCGGGGTGCTCAGTGAGTTCTTCGAGTAGTGCGGCGACGGCGTCGAGGGCTTCGCGTTGCACTGTGTGGCGATACGGTTCGAGCCATTCGTAGTCGCAGCCGTCGGCGAGAGGTTGGTAGGTCTCGACGGCGCGGCGTAGGGCTTTGACGCGTTCGTGGTGTGTGCCGGCGGTGTCGGCGGTGCGGATCGCTGCGCGCATGCGCCACAGGTCGATGTCGAGGCGGTCGGGGTGGAGTTGGTAGCGGTGCTGGTTTCGGGTGAGGTAGGTGCCGGGGCCGGCGTGGTGGCGTAGCGCGGCGCGGAGGTCGGAGATGTAGGTGTGCAGGCGGTGCAGGGCTTTGCTGGCGGGGGCGTCGGGCAGCAGGTCGTCGAGGATCGCTTCGGTGGAGGCGTTGCCGTCGCGTACGGCCAGATAGACCAGTAGTTCCATGGATTTGGCGCGGAGGTGGCGCTGGGGGTCGGCATCGATGATGGCGGGCTTGCCGAGCACTGTCACCGTCACTCGGTCGGCACGGCGCTCGGGTTCGGTGCTGCCGGTGGTGGGCTCGTCCGGCTCAGGCGTGGTGACTGGCAGGAGAGGGCTGTTGTCGTCGAGGCCGACGCCGTGTGGGGTGCTGGTCGCTGCGTGTGCGGTGCTGCTGGCATCCGGTTGGGGTGCAGCGTCGGTGGGAGCGGGCGCCTGTGGTGCGCTGGCGTGGGTTTCGGTCAGGGTTGTGAGGAGCGCGACGGTCTCGGCGGGGTTGAGTACGGCGAAGCGGCCGATGTCGGCGGGGTGAGGGCCGTGCCGGGTGGGGTTGTCGGCGGGGGTGGTGGTGCCGTCGGTGGCGACGGTGACGGTGTCGCCGGTGGGCCAGGTGCCGAGCAGTAGGCCGTGGATGTCGAGGTGGTGGCCTTGGCTGAGCAGGGCGGCGGTGCGGGCGGTATCTCTGCTGGTGGGGTTGGCGATTAGCAGCACGGGTGGGAGGGGCTCGTCGTGTGCGTCGGTGGCGCGTAGTTGGGTGATGGTGTCGATGTCGTGGTGCTGCAGGAGTCGGGTGCGGTGCAGCGCCTGGGCTTCGAGGATTGTCAGGGCGTCGTCGAGGGTGGCGGTGATGGTCAGCCGTGGTGTGCGGGGCAGGTCTGTGGGGTCGGTGTCGAGCAGGGACGCTGCGGTGGCCGCCGGGATGATCACGTGGGTTGGTGCGTCCGGGTGATCGGTGTTGGCAGTGGCGAAGGCTGCGGTGAGGAACCCGCGGCCGGCGGGTGCGGCGCCGGGGCCGGTCAGTCCGAGTCCTGCCGTCGGCCATGGCGGTGACTGCGGGTCGTCGCGGGTGAAAGCCGTCGACGTGGTGACGCTGTCGGGGTGGTCGAGGTCGTTGTCGCGATGCTCCGGTTGGTGATCGTGCGGGGCGTCGGCGGCGTGGGGCGGACGCTGGTTGGTGTCCGGGTCGGCAGACTGACCTTCGCCAATGTGGGGTGTATCGGTCTGGGCGGTGACGTGGTGGAGGCCGCGGCGGATGTGGTCGACCACTCGGGGCATCGGTGCCGGATCGGCGTCCGTGGGGTGTGCTCGGGTGGAGGGCGTGCGGGGGACGTAGCGGTGTTGGCGGTGGGCCCAGAGCAGCGCTACGGCGGCGGTGATGGCGAGGGCCAGGCCGAGGTTGACCCAGCTGCCGCTGGGCAGTGACACACCGCGGGCGGGCCGCTGAGTTCTGCCGTCGGAGTCGCCTGTCTCGGGTTGGGTCGTGGGTTGTGCCGTGTCAGACGGTGCGCTGGTGTGGGAGGACGGGCTGACGCTAGGCGCCGGGGTGTGCGTCGGCGCGGCGGAGGAGGGTGTCGCGTCGGGGATGGCCGGTGCGGGTGGCTCGTCAGGATCCGGGTGCTGCGGTGGCGTGGTGTCGGTGGAGCGCTCGGGCGCAGGCGTTGGGGTGGTGTTGGTGGGCAGGGTGAGGGTCCAGCCCGGGTAGATGAGGTTGGGGTCGCGCAGGGTGCCGCCGACATGCGGGAAGTGCGTGCCGCGGTTGAGGGCGAAGATTTCCGGCCACCGGCCGGCGTCGCCGAGGGTGCGTGCGGCGATGCGGGCGAGGCTGTCGCCGCGCTGCACCCTGTAGGTGGCGGGGGTTGCTTCCTTGGAAGGGGCGGGGCCTCGGTCCTGTGCGGCGGGTGCGGCGGTGTTCGGCGCGGCGGAGGGCAGGTCGGGGGTGCTGGAGGTGGTAGCCGCATCGGCGTGGGCGGTGCCCGTCGTGGCGGTGGTGACGGCTGTGGCGCCGAGCACGGCTGCGGTGATGCCTTGCAGCGGACCGGGAGCGCGGATGTGGCCGGCCCAGTGCAGCCGGCGGCCGAGAGTGGTGTAGGCGTGGGTGAGCACGACGGTGATCAGCAGCAACGACAACGTCGCGGCTGCGGTTGCCGTGAGGGCGACGACGAAACGGGCGTCGAGTGGTCGGGCGATCCACTGCCGCACGGCGTGAGGTGAGGGCACCTGCGGGGCCCAGGTGTCGGTGGCAGCGAGCAGTACCGGCACCGCTGTGGTGAGCAGGAGGGTGGTGGTGATCGCGGCGGTGCGTGCTGTTCGGGGTGTCACCTGGCCTCCGATCTCGCGATGCCCGACCGCAGCGACGGGGCTGCCATCGGGGTGATGAGGATGCCGTGACGCTATGGCCGGCGCGGCAGCGCGAGTCCGGGATGGCGGCTGACAGGGGCTCACACGGCCTTACCCGACCTCACACCGGCAGGTCAGCGCTACGCCTGGGCTTGCAGGCGGCGGGCAGGGTCGGGAGGCAGCGTCGGTGGCGTGCGCGGGGCCGGTCAGCGTGGGGTGGGTGCCGGTTGTCCGTCGGCGATACCGGCGGCGTGCAGCCGCTGCTGCAGGCTGTGCAGCAGTCGGGTAGCGGCGTCGGGTTCGCCCTGTGCGCGTAGGTGCTCGGCGGCGAGGCGGTGCATGGGCTCGTTGTAGGGGTCGACGCGGATCGCGTCTTGCAGGAGCCGCAGTCGGTGCTCGGGGTCGGATTGCGTGGAGGCGAGGTGGGTGTAGGCGTCGAGGACGAGGCGGCGGGTGGCTTCGCGGGGCGGGTCGA
This genomic interval from Micromonospora coxensis contains the following:
- a CDS encoding DUF2637 domain-containing protein codes for the protein MKPAANTPDPSPTAVGDIAAQGKHLRRLRWAVRATLALGVAASVAANVLHAHPNPISQIIAAWPPLALMLTVELISRVPHHRRLLGAIRITAAATIAIIAAWVSYWHLVGVASRYGENDNGAAYLLPISVDGLVIVASVSLVEITARIRAAPTTSVAPTAPAAFRPTAASPARRRPSAAVPVPGPSAVRGKHSALTSGKGTGSGAGMTPKAQNLGPPPADTDSDEQAGRQDDTQAQNVPTTTAAAVAYWRQRDPALHPAEVAARIGKSERTVRRHWPPRTTTRRTSGHPRHQPAQ
- a CDS encoding DUF7710 domain-containing protein produces the protein MSSDDDSKFVLSEARRHHLAQVNGVLRRPGMYGRDEMAERLLLEAMAAVDGSLDRWWAECEGLREREAFAATGVMGAYSNILPADALRDATASVYAEIAHRLRWLELDRALSEAESHQLSTGVGGWVRQDRTLSEVVETFGPPSLWIGGTNPFYPKTLAYTAADPDHNLICFHLWNTFSDTATETELRGVHPEPVVLGVRHRPGTFPDSFSFTPEGLHRRPNGDQRSPLRSTAWIFHGDRARYASGLFDTLDAGLVWAAEHQVTGILAEYAHGGAYDVAVSEGRFTPSRAHHGTADHVAAFGPGLRHIHLTEGRRD
- a CDS encoding BTAD domain-containing putative transcriptional regulator, producing MTPRTARTAAITTTLLLTTAVPVLLAATDTWAPQVPSPHAVRQWIARPLDARFVVALTATAAATLSLLLITVVLTHAYTTLGRRLHWAGHIRAPGPLQGITAAVLGATAVTTATTGTAHADAATTSSTPDLPSAAPNTAAPAAQDRGPAPSKEATPATYRVQRGDSLARIAARTLGDAGRWPEIFALNRGTHFPHVGGTLRDPNLIYPGWTLTLPTNTTPTPAPERSTDTTPPQHPDPDEPPAPAIPDATPSSAAPTHTPAPSVSPSSHTSAPSDTAQPTTQPETGDSDGRTQRPARGVSLPSGSWVNLGLALAITAAVALLWAHRQHRYVPRTPSTRAHPTDADPAPMPRVVDHIRRGLHHVTAQTDTPHIGEGQSADPDTNQRPPHAADAPHDHQPEHRDNDLDHPDSVTTSTAFTRDDPQSPPWPTAGLGLTGPGAAPAGRGFLTAAFATANTDHPDAPTHVIIPAATAASLLDTDPTDLPRTPRLTITATLDDALTILEAQALHRTRLLQHHDIDTITQLRATDAHDEPLPPVLLIANPTSRDTARTAALLSQGHHLDIHGLLLGTWPTGDTVTVATDGTTTPADNPTRHGPHPADIGRFAVLNPAETVALLTTLTETHASAPQAPAPTDAAPQPDASSTAHAATSTPHGVGLDDNSPLLPVTTPEPDEPTTGSTEPERRADRVTVTVLGKPAIIDADPQRHLRAKSMELLVYLAVRDGNASTEAILDDLLPDAPASKALHRLHTYISDLRAALRHHAGPGTYLTRNQHRYQLHPDRLDIDLWRMRAAIRTADTAGTHHERVKALRRAVETYQPLADGCDYEWLEPYRHTVQREALDAVAALLEELTEHPDQQATVCDTALPHHPYTEALYQHAMRAHARLGHPDTIRALRRTLTRRLAEIDTEPTDDTLTLADQLIADIRQPRRTPQSSNSEAPA